Proteins from a genomic interval of Lolium perenne isolate Kyuss_39 chromosome 1, Kyuss_2.0, whole genome shotgun sequence:
- the LOC127334401 gene encoding putative pentatricopeptide repeat-containing protein At3g25060, mitochondrial, translating to MPMNLPIFLDDLPRLRRLLTSCPALRTLTRIHALLFVSSSHHLLSPSLATAYARAGDLAAAESTLAGAPTSPSSVAAWNALLAAHSRAGSPDAALRVFRALPPAVRPDSTTFTLALSACARLGDLAAGEVVRALASQSGYRSDVFVCSSLLNLYAKWGAMGDAVKVFDRMPKRDRVTWSTMVTGFANAGQPEEAINMYRRMRDGGLNGDEVVMVGVIKSCAATGDVRMGASAHGYLLRHGMRMDVVISTSLVDMYAKNGLFDQARRLLELTTCRNIVSWNALISQFAQSGRADEALGLFREMQASGLQPNSGSLVSALLASSDLGFFKLGKSIHGFILRRLELDCMAITAVIDMYSKCGSLASAQMLFNRVGSRDLILWNVMIACYGAHGRGRDALSLFQEMKKTEVRPDHATFASLLSALSHSGLVEEGKFWFDCMVHEHGIDPAEKHLVCIVDLLARSGLVEEANDLLASMCTEPTIAILVALLSGCLNNKKLELGESTAEKILELQPDDVGVLALVSNLYAAAKNWEKVREVRKLMKDHGSKKVPGCSSIEFHGAVHTFVMEDQSHPQHKEILQMVSKLDSEMRKIGYVPKTEFVYHDLEEGVKEQLLSRHSERLAIAFGLLNTTPGTRLVVIKNLRVCGDCHNAIKYISKIADREIVVRDAKRFHHFKDGACSCGDYW from the coding sequence ATGCCTATGAACCTACCCATCTTCCTCGACGACCTCccccgcctccgccgcctcctcacATCTTGCCCCGCGCTCCGGACCCTCACCCGCATCCACGccctcctcttcgtctcctcctcTCACCACCTCCTCTCCCCCAGCCTCGCCACCGCGTACGCCCGCGCCGGCGACCTCGCCGCCGCCGAGTCCACACTCGCCGGCGCACCCACCTCTCCCTCCTCCGTCGCCGCCTGGAACGCCCTCCTCGCCGCGCATTCCCGCGCGGGGTCCCCGGACGCGGCGCTGCGCGTCTTCCGCGCTCTCCCGCCCGCCGTGCGCCCCGACAGCACCACCTTCACGCTCGCGCTCTCCGCCTGCGCGCGCCTCGGCGACCTCGCCGCCGGGGAGGTCGTCAGGGCCCTCGCGTCCCAGTCCGGGTACAGAAGCGACGTCTTCGTCTGCTCGTCGCTGCTCAACCTCTACGCGAAATGGGGCGCCATGGGCGAcgccgtcaaggtgttcgaccgaATGCCGAAGAGGGACCGCGTCACCTGGAGCACCATGGTCACCGGGTTCGCCAACGCCGGGCAGCCGGAGGAGGCGATCAACATGTACAGGAGGATGAGGGACGGCGGTCTGAATGGAGACGAGGTTGTCATGGTCGGGGTTATAAAGTCGTGCGCGGCGACCGGGGATGTCCGCATGGGGGCCTCGGCTCATGGGTACCTGTTACGGCATGGTATGCGGATGGACGTTGTCATCTCAACAAGCCTTGTGGACATGTACGCAAAGAATGGGCTGTTTGATCAGGCGCGTCGGCTGTTGGAGCTTACCACGTGTAGGAACATCGTGTCGTGGAACGCGCTCATCTCGCAGTTTGCGCAGAGCGGGCGTGCGGACGAGGCGCTCGGTTTATTCAGAGAGATGCAGGCCTCTGGTCTGCAGCCTAATTCAGGGTCGCTTGTTAGCGCTCTGCTAGCTAGCTCCGATCTTGGATTCTTCAAGCTAGGGAAGTCAATACATGGTTTCATCTTGAGGAGGCTCGAGCTCGACTGTATGGCGATTACAGCAGTCATCGACATGTACTCGAAGTGTGGCTCCCTGGCGAGCGCACAAATGCTTTTCAACAGGGTTGGCTCGAGAGACTTGATTTTGTGGAATGTGATGATTGCGTGCTACGGTGCTCATGGACGAGGCCGTGATGCCCTGTCTTTGTTCCAGGAAATGAAGAAAACCGAGGTGAGACCTGATCATGCCACGTTTGCTTCTCTTTTGTCGGCTCTCAGCCACTCCGGTCTCGTCGAGGAAGGCAAGTTCTGGTTCGATTGCATGGTTCATGAGCATGGAATCGACCCTGCGGAGAAGCACCTGGTGTGTATAGTGGATCTTTTAGCCCGTTCTGGCCTTGTTGAAGAGGCCAATGACCTGCTGGCATCGATGTGCACTGAACCAACCATCGCAATTTTGGTCGCTCTACTTTCGGGCTGTCTGAATAACAAGAAGCTGGAGCTTGGAGAGAGCACGGCAGAAAAGATCCTTGAACTGCAACCTGACGATGTTGGCGTCCTTGCCTTGGTCTCAAATCTGTATGCCGCTGCCAAGAACTGGGAGAAGGTCAGGGAAGTGCGCAAGCTAATGAAGGACCATGGCAGCAAAAAGGTGCCTGGGTGCAGCTCGATAGAGTTCCACGGGGCGGTGCATACGTTCGTCATGGAAGATCAGAGCCATCCTCAGCACAAAGAGATTCTACAGATGGTCTCGAAGCTCGACTCCGAGATGAGGAAGATTGGCTACGTCCCCAAGACAGAGTTTGTGTACCATGACCTCGAGGAAGGTGTCAAGgagcagctcctcagccgccacaGCGAGAGGCTGGCGATCGCCTTTGGACTGCTGAACACAACCCCAGGAACGAGGCTCGTCGTCATAAAGAACCTCAGGGTCTGTGGCGACTGTCACAACGCCATCAAGTACATCTCGAAGATTGCTGACAGAGAGATCGTGGTGCGGGATGCGAAACGCTTCCACCATTTCAAAGACGGAGCATGCTCCTGCGGTGATTACTGGTGA